One Punica granatum isolate Tunisia-2019 chromosome 3, ASM765513v2, whole genome shotgun sequence genomic window carries:
- the LOC116201556 gene encoding senescence-induced receptor-like serine/threonine-protein kinase isoform X1, with protein sequence MEGPRLSSSSLLFWLAVCMLSLAPNKLVLGLDPNNPGYISIDCGALNNYTNPDLQIYYETDDGYIDSGEKKQVSSDDMGKGFRASAKTLREFPDGVRNCYTIPPTTTTSNKGSTKYLIRASFYYGNYDNQNRTMKFDLYIGVNYWTTVDFSDPGSYIHKEIIHVVPPTEDAIQVCLVNTGNGTPLISSLELRQLAGTMYPSDDQFPTLALHKRINMGNTAYESMFRHPSDLYDRLWDVDDTDDGGAQSWAWNGPSPPALNRTNDAYKVPRGVLETFIMMENSYDLSLFWKAHVPRASKWISYLHFAELEDVSSPREFTIYCNDVFLKTISLDYLVPITVPTNQFTSDIGFKFKFVTNSSSYVSSPPPIVNAIELYYLLDISTIPTDLNDVNAMKGTKRAYNVTNKSWQGDPCVPTNFTWDGVKCSTENPPRITSLNLSSYGLKGKIADALANLTALISLDLSSNQLTGPIPELLAKLPNLNILNLSGNNLTGPIPESLQKKIIDGKLELRVADNPYLCLEDSCKPKKKRNSFVVPVIAVGSGLIVILSIALAIIWTLLMKKGKGQEGTIKLKNRPFTYNEVLKITDHFKTVIGKGGFGMVCLGTLANSTNVAVKMLSQTSKQGRKEFQAEAELLMIVHHRNLVSLVGYCDDAKNMALIYELMENGNLRQHLSDQSCNAQVLTWNERLRIAIDAAQGLDYLHNGCKPPIIHRDLKTLNILLNKSMQAKIADFGLSKAFAAENDSNISTRPAGTPGYLDPEYQSSGSLNMKSDVYSFGVILFELITGHPAMIRSASCSIHILQWVTPIIERRDIHSIVDPRLAGKFSVNSAWKMVEIAMSCVPTTAVMRPDISHVLAELKECWAIEMASERSQVIMMRQKT encoded by the exons atggaaggaCCGAGATTGTCGTCGTCGTCGTTGTTGTTCTGGTTAGCAGTGTGCATGCTTTCATTGGCTCCTAACAAGCTGGTTCTTGGGCTGGACCCAAACAATCCAG GTTACATTAGCATCGATTGTGGAGCACTGAATAATTACACCAACCCTGATCTTCAAATTTATTATGAGACGGATGATGGATATATCGACTCCGGAGAAAAAAAGCAGGTATCGAGCGACGACATGGGTAAGGGTTTCCGAGCGAGTGCGAAGACCCTGAGGGAATTTCCCGATGGAGTTCGAAACTGCTATACAATCCCACCAACAACAACAACGTCAAATAAAGGCAGCACCAAATACTTAATAAGGGCTTCTTTCTATTATGGTAATTACGACAACCAAAACCGTACCATGAAATTCGACCTGTACATTGGAGTTAACTATTGGACGACAGTTGATTTTTCGGACCCCGGCAGTTACATCCATAAGGAGATAATTCACGTGGTTCCACCTACTGAAGATGCTATACAGGTGTGCCTTGTAAACACCGGTAATGGAACTCCACTCATCTCTTCTTTGGAATTGCGGCAGCTCGCCGGCACCATGTACCCGAGCGATGATCAGTTTCCGACGCTAGCCCTCCATAAGCGAATAAATATGGGCAACACAGCCTATGAGTCCATGTTCAG ACACCCGTCAGATTTGTACGATCGGTTGTGGGATGTTGATGATACGGACGACGGAGGTGCACAAAGTTGGGCTTGGAATGGCCCATCGCCCCCTGCTCTGAACAGAACTAATGACGCATATAAAGTTCCAAGGGGAGTTCTGGAAACATTTATTATGATGGAAAACTCATATGACTTGAGCCTTTTTTGGAAAGCACATGTCCCTCGTGCTTCCAAATGGATCTCGTATCTTCACTTTGCCGAACTGGAGGACGTGTCATCACCTAGGGAATTCACGATTTACTGCAACGACGTGTTCCTTAAAACAATCAGTCTCGATTACCTGGTGCCAATCACTGTTCCGACCAATCAATTTACCAGTGACATTGGCTTCAAATTCAAGTTTGTCACCAATTCTTCTTCCTATGTATCATCTCCGCCTCCAATCGTTAATGCGATTGAGTTATACTACCTGCTTGATATTTCAACCATACCAACCGACCTCAATGATG TTAATGCTATGAAGGGTACCAAGAGAGCATACAATGTGACGAATAAGAGTTGGCAGGGTGATCCATGCGTACCAACCAATTTTACATGGGATGGTGTCAAATGTAGCACCGAGAATCCTCCGAGGATCACTTCGTT GAACCTGAGCTCCTACGGCCTAAAAGGGAAAATAGCTGATGCACTGGCCAACCTAACAGCACTGATATCTTT GGATCTGTCTAGCAACCAACTGACTGGGCCGATACCAGAACTTTTAGCTAAATTGCCGAACCTGAATATCCT TAACTTAAGTGGAAACAATCTCACTGGTCCGATTCCTGAGAGCCTTcagaagaaaatcatcgaTGGAAAATTGGAATTAag AGTGGCAGACAATCCTTATCTTTGCCTGGAAGATTCTTGTAAGccgaaaaagaagaggaattCCTTTGTTGTCCCTGTAATTGCTGTAGGTTCAGGCTTAATTGTTATCCTGTCAATAGCTCTAGCTATCATTTGGACACTTCTaatgaagaaaggaaaag GACAGGAAGGGACAATCAAACTGAAAAACCGGCCCTTTACATATAATGAGGTTTTGAAAATCACCGACCATTTCAAGACTGTTATAGGAAAAGGAGGATTCGGAATGGTTTGCCTCGGAACACTGGCAAACAGCACCAATGTTGCTGTGAAGATGCTGTCTCAGACGTCAAAACAAGGACGCAAGGAATTCCAAGCAGAG GCCGAACTGCTCATGATTGTTCACCATAGAAACCTGGTTTCTCTGGTTGGATATTGCGATGATGCCAAGAATATGGCATTGATATATGAGCTCATGGAAAATGGAAACCTGCGGCAGCACTTATCAG ATCAAAGTTGCAATGCACAAGTCTTGACTTGGAATGAGAGGCTACGAATCGCAATTGATGCTGCACAAG GATTGGATTATTTACACAATGGTTGCAAGCCTCCTATCATCCACAGAGACTTGAAGACTCTGAACATCTTGTTAAACAAGAGCATGCAGGCAAAGATTGCTGACTTCGGGCTATCAAAAGCTTTTGCAGCGGAGAATGATTCCAACATTTCCACTCGTCCTGCTGGAACTCCAGGGTACCTAGATCCAGA GTATCAGTCATCGGGAAGCTTAAATATGAAGAGTGATGTTTATAGTTTCGGAGTCATTCTCTTCGAGCTGATCACAGGACACCCTGCCATGATAAGGAGCGCAAGCTGCAGCATCCATATACTCCAGTGGGTGACTCCGATCATTGAGAGACGAGATATACATAGCATCGTGGATCCACGGTTGGCTGGGAAGTTCAGTGTCAATTCTGCTTGGAAAATGGTCGAGATAGCAATGTCATGTGTGCCGACGACTGCAGTCATGAGGCCCGACATAAGTCATGTATTAGCCGAACTGAAGGAATGTTGGGCCATAGAGATGGCGTCTGAGAGAAGCCAAGTGATAATGATGCGACAGAAAACGTGA
- the LOC116201555 gene encoding senescence-induced receptor-like serine/threonine-protein kinase, with protein sequence MEGPRLLSSSSLFWLAVCMLSLAPKKLVLGLDPNNPGYISIDCGALNNYPHPDLQIYYETDDGYIDSGESKQVSSDGMAESVRASAKTLREFPDGVRNCYTIPPITTSDEGSRKYLIRASFYYGNYDSQNRTLKFDLYIGVNYWTTVDISDPGSYIHKEIIHVVPPTEDAIQVCLVNTGTGTPLISSLELRQLADTMYPSDDQFPTLALYKRINMGNTANESVFRHPSDSYDRFWNVDHTNYDGPLSSAWNGTSPPALDRTNDAYKVPTEVLRTFITVESSHNFSFSSEAHEPRASKWISYLHFAEMENVSSPREFTIYSNDAFIKTVSLDYLVPMTVPTNQFTSDIGFKFKLLTNSSSSASSAPPIINAVELYYLPDISTRPTDLNDVNAMKGTKRAYNVTNKSWQGDPCVPTNFTWDGVKCITENPPRITSLNLSSYGLKGKIADSLANLTELISLDLSSNQLSGPIPELLAKLPNLNILNLSGNNLTGPIPESLQKKISDRKLELSVTDNPYLCLEDSCKPKKKRNSFVVPLIAVGSGLIVILSIALAVIWKLKMTKGKGQEGTVKLKNRPFTCNEVLKITDNFKTVIGKGGFGMVYLGTLANGTNVAVKMRSQTSKQGRKEFQAEAELLRIVHHRNLVSLVGYCDDAKNMALIYELMENGNLRQHLSDQSCNAQVLTWNERLRIAIDAAQGLDYLHNGCKPPIIHRDLKTQNILLNKSMQAKIADFGLSKAFAAENDSTISTRPAGTPGYLDPEYQSSGSLNRKSDVYSFGVILFELITGHPAMIRSASSSIHILQWVTPIIERGDIHSIVDPRLDGKFSVNSAWKMVEIAMSCVPSTAVQRPDISRVLTELKECWAIEMASERSQVMGSSKSRSMGPFQMTSVEVGCDSLPVAR encoded by the exons atggaaggaCCGAGGTTGTTGTCGTCGTCGTCGTTGTTTTGGTTAGCAGTGTGCATGCTTTCATTGGCTCCTAAAAAGCTGGTTCTTGGGCTAGACCCGAACAATCCAG GTTACATTAGCATCGATTGTGGAGCACTGAATAATTACCCCCACCCCGATCTTCAAATTTATTATGAGACGGACGATGGATATATCGACTCCGGAGAAAGCAAGCAGGTATCGAGCGATGGCATGGCTGAGAGTGTACGAGCGAGTGCGAAGACCCTGAGGGAATTTCCCGATGGAGTTCGAAACTGCTATACAATCCCACCAATAACAACGTCAGATGAAGGCAGCCGCAAATACTTAATAAGGGCTTCTTTCTATTATGGTAATTACGACAGCCAAAACCGTACCCTGAAATTCGACCTGTACATTGGAGTTAACTATTGGACGACGGTTGATATTTCGGACCCCGGCAGTTACATCCATAAGGAGATAATTCATGTGGTTCCACCAACTGAAGATGCTATACAGGTGTGCCTTGTAAACACCGGCACTGGAACTCCACTCATCTCTTCTTTGGAATTGCGGCAGCTCGCCGACACCATGTACCCGAGCGATGATCAGTTTCCGACACTAGCCCTCTATAAGCGAATAAACATGGGCAACACAGCCAATGAGTCCGTGTTCAG ACACCCGTCAGATTCGTATGATCGCTTTTGGAATGTTGATCATACGAACTACGATGGTCCACTAAGTTCGGCTTGGAATGGCACATCGCCCCCTGCTCTGGACAGAACTAATGACGCATATAAAGTTCCAACGGAAGTTCTGAGAACATTTATTACGGTGGAAAGCTCACATAACTTCAGCTTTTCTTCGGAAGCACACGAACCTCGTGCTTCCAAATGGATCTCATATCTTCACTTTGCCGAAATGGAGAATGTGTCATCACCTAGGGAATTCACGATTTACAGCAACGACGCGTTCATTAAAACAGTCAGTCTCGATTACCTAGTGCCAATGACTGTTCCGACCAATCAATTTACCAGTGACATTGGCTTCAAATTCAAGCTTCTCACCAATTCTTCGTCCTCTGCATCATCTGCTCCTCCAATCATCAATGCGGTCGAGTTATATTACCTGCCCGATATTTCAACCAGACCAACCGACCTCAATGATG TTAATGCTATGAAGGGTACCAAGAGAGCATACAATGTGACGAATAAGAGTTGGCAGGGTGATCCATGCGTGCCAACCAACTTTACATGGGATGGTGTCAAATGTATCACCGAGAATCCTCCAAGGATCACTTCGTT GAACCTGAGCTCCTACGGCCTAAAAGGGAAAATAGCAGATTCACTGGCCAACCTAACAGAACTGATATCTTT GGATCTGTCTAGCAACCAACTATCTGGGCCGATACCAGAACTTTTAGCTAAATTGCCAAACCTGAATATCCT TAACCTAAGTGGAAACAATCTCACTGGTCCGATTCCTGAGAGCCTTCAGAAGAAAATCAGTGATCGAAAACTGGAattaag CGTGACAGATAATCCTTATCTTTGCCTGGAAGATTCTTGTAAGccgaaaaagaagaggaattCCTTTGTTGTCCCCTTAATTGCTGTAGGTTCGGGCTTAATTGTCATCCTGTCGATTGCTCTAGCTGTCATTTGGAAACTTAAAATGACAAAAGGAAAAG GACAGGAAGGGACAGTCAAACTGAAAAACCGGCCCTTTACATGTAATGAGGTTTTGAAAATCACCGACAATTTCAAGACTGTTATTGGAAAAGGAGGATTCGGAATGGTTTACCTCGGAACACTGGCAAACGGCACCAATGTTGCTGTGAAGATGCGGTCTCAGACGTCAAAACAAGGACGCAAGGAATTCCAAGCAGAG GCCGAACTGCTCAGGATTGTTCACCATAGAAACCTGGTTTCTCTGGTTGGATATTGCGATGATGCCAAGAATATGGCGTTGATATATGAGCTCATGGAAAATGGAAACTTGCGGCAGCACTTATCGG ATCAAAGTTGCAATGCACAAGTCTTGACTTGGAATGAGAGGCTACGAATCGCAATTGATGCTGCACAAG GATTGGATTATTTACACAATGGTTGCAAGCCTCCTATCATCCACAGAGACTTGAAGACTCAGAACATCTTGTTAAACAAGAGCATGCAGGCAAAGATTGCTGACTTTGGGCTATCAAAAGCTTTTGCAGCGGAGAATGATTCCACCATTTCCACTCGTCCGGCTGGAACTCCAGGGTACCTAGATCCAGA GTATCAGTCATCGGGAAGCTTAAATAGGAAGAGTGATGTTTACAGTTTCGGAGTCATTCTCTTCGAGCTGATCACAGGACACCCTGCCATGATAAGGAGCGCAAGCAGCAGCATCCATATACTCCAGTGGGTGACTCCGATCATTGAGAGAGGAGATATACATAGCATCGTGGATCCACGGTTGGATGGGAAGTTCAGTGTCAACTCTGCTTGGAAAATGGTGGAGATAGCAATGTCATGTGTGCCGTCGACTGCAGTCCAGAGGCCTGACATAAGTCGTGTACTAACGGAACTGAAGGAATGTTGGGCCATAGAGATGGCGTCTGAGAGAAGCCAAGTGATGGGAAGCAGCAAGAGCAGATCGATGGGTCCTTTCCAGATGACGTCCGTGGAAGTTGGCTGTGACTCTTTACCTGTTGCAAGATAG
- the LOC116201556 gene encoding senescence-induced receptor-like serine/threonine-protein kinase isoform X2, translating into MEGPRLSSSSLLFWLAVCMLSLAPNKLVLGLDPNNPGYISIDCGALNNYTNPDLQIYYETDDGYIDSGEKKQVSSDDMGKGFRASAKTLREFPDGVRNCYTIPPTTTTSNKGSTKYLIRASFYYVDFSDPGSYIHKEIIHVVPPTEDAIQVCLVNTGNGTPLISSLELRQLAGTMYPSDDQFPTLALHKRINMGNTAYESMFRHPSDLYDRLWDVDDTDDGGAQSWAWNGPSPPALNRTNDAYKVPRGVLETFIMMENSYDLSLFWKAHVPRASKWISYLHFAELEDVSSPREFTIYCNDVFLKTISLDYLVPITVPTNQFTSDIGFKFKFVTNSSSYVSSPPPIVNAIELYYLLDISTIPTDLNDVNAMKGTKRAYNVTNKSWQGDPCVPTNFTWDGVKCSTENPPRITSLNLSSYGLKGKIADALANLTALISLDLSSNQLTGPIPELLAKLPNLNILNLSGNNLTGPIPESLQKKIIDGKLELRVADNPYLCLEDSCKPKKKRNSFVVPVIAVGSGLIVILSIALAIIWTLLMKKGKGQEGTIKLKNRPFTYNEVLKITDHFKTVIGKGGFGMVCLGTLANSTNVAVKMLSQTSKQGRKEFQAEAELLMIVHHRNLVSLVGYCDDAKNMALIYELMENGNLRQHLSDQSCNAQVLTWNERLRIAIDAAQGLDYLHNGCKPPIIHRDLKTLNILLNKSMQAKIADFGLSKAFAAENDSNISTRPAGTPGYLDPEYQSSGSLNMKSDVYSFGVILFELITGHPAMIRSASCSIHILQWVTPIIERRDIHSIVDPRLAGKFSVNSAWKMVEIAMSCVPTTAVMRPDISHVLAELKECWAIEMASERSQVIMMRQKT; encoded by the exons atggaaggaCCGAGATTGTCGTCGTCGTCGTTGTTGTTCTGGTTAGCAGTGTGCATGCTTTCATTGGCTCCTAACAAGCTGGTTCTTGGGCTGGACCCAAACAATCCAG GTTACATTAGCATCGATTGTGGAGCACTGAATAATTACACCAACCCTGATCTTCAAATTTATTATGAGACGGATGATGGATATATCGACTCCGGAGAAAAAAAGCAGGTATCGAGCGACGACATGGGTAAGGGTTTCCGAGCGAGTGCGAAGACCCTGAGGGAATTTCCCGATGGAGTTCGAAACTGCTATACAATCCCACCAACAACAACAACGTCAAATAAAGGCAGCACCAAATACTTAATAAGGGCTTCTTTCTATTATG TTGATTTTTCGGACCCCGGCAGTTACATCCATAAGGAGATAATTCACGTGGTTCCACCTACTGAAGATGCTATACAGGTGTGCCTTGTAAACACCGGTAATGGAACTCCACTCATCTCTTCTTTGGAATTGCGGCAGCTCGCCGGCACCATGTACCCGAGCGATGATCAGTTTCCGACGCTAGCCCTCCATAAGCGAATAAATATGGGCAACACAGCCTATGAGTCCATGTTCAG ACACCCGTCAGATTTGTACGATCGGTTGTGGGATGTTGATGATACGGACGACGGAGGTGCACAAAGTTGGGCTTGGAATGGCCCATCGCCCCCTGCTCTGAACAGAACTAATGACGCATATAAAGTTCCAAGGGGAGTTCTGGAAACATTTATTATGATGGAAAACTCATATGACTTGAGCCTTTTTTGGAAAGCACATGTCCCTCGTGCTTCCAAATGGATCTCGTATCTTCACTTTGCCGAACTGGAGGACGTGTCATCACCTAGGGAATTCACGATTTACTGCAACGACGTGTTCCTTAAAACAATCAGTCTCGATTACCTGGTGCCAATCACTGTTCCGACCAATCAATTTACCAGTGACATTGGCTTCAAATTCAAGTTTGTCACCAATTCTTCTTCCTATGTATCATCTCCGCCTCCAATCGTTAATGCGATTGAGTTATACTACCTGCTTGATATTTCAACCATACCAACCGACCTCAATGATG TTAATGCTATGAAGGGTACCAAGAGAGCATACAATGTGACGAATAAGAGTTGGCAGGGTGATCCATGCGTACCAACCAATTTTACATGGGATGGTGTCAAATGTAGCACCGAGAATCCTCCGAGGATCACTTCGTT GAACCTGAGCTCCTACGGCCTAAAAGGGAAAATAGCTGATGCACTGGCCAACCTAACAGCACTGATATCTTT GGATCTGTCTAGCAACCAACTGACTGGGCCGATACCAGAACTTTTAGCTAAATTGCCGAACCTGAATATCCT TAACTTAAGTGGAAACAATCTCACTGGTCCGATTCCTGAGAGCCTTcagaagaaaatcatcgaTGGAAAATTGGAATTAag AGTGGCAGACAATCCTTATCTTTGCCTGGAAGATTCTTGTAAGccgaaaaagaagaggaattCCTTTGTTGTCCCTGTAATTGCTGTAGGTTCAGGCTTAATTGTTATCCTGTCAATAGCTCTAGCTATCATTTGGACACTTCTaatgaagaaaggaaaag GACAGGAAGGGACAATCAAACTGAAAAACCGGCCCTTTACATATAATGAGGTTTTGAAAATCACCGACCATTTCAAGACTGTTATAGGAAAAGGAGGATTCGGAATGGTTTGCCTCGGAACACTGGCAAACAGCACCAATGTTGCTGTGAAGATGCTGTCTCAGACGTCAAAACAAGGACGCAAGGAATTCCAAGCAGAG GCCGAACTGCTCATGATTGTTCACCATAGAAACCTGGTTTCTCTGGTTGGATATTGCGATGATGCCAAGAATATGGCATTGATATATGAGCTCATGGAAAATGGAAACCTGCGGCAGCACTTATCAG ATCAAAGTTGCAATGCACAAGTCTTGACTTGGAATGAGAGGCTACGAATCGCAATTGATGCTGCACAAG GATTGGATTATTTACACAATGGTTGCAAGCCTCCTATCATCCACAGAGACTTGAAGACTCTGAACATCTTGTTAAACAAGAGCATGCAGGCAAAGATTGCTGACTTCGGGCTATCAAAAGCTTTTGCAGCGGAGAATGATTCCAACATTTCCACTCGTCCTGCTGGAACTCCAGGGTACCTAGATCCAGA GTATCAGTCATCGGGAAGCTTAAATATGAAGAGTGATGTTTATAGTTTCGGAGTCATTCTCTTCGAGCTGATCACAGGACACCCTGCCATGATAAGGAGCGCAAGCTGCAGCATCCATATACTCCAGTGGGTGACTCCGATCATTGAGAGACGAGATATACATAGCATCGTGGATCCACGGTTGGCTGGGAAGTTCAGTGTCAATTCTGCTTGGAAAATGGTCGAGATAGCAATGTCATGTGTGCCGACGACTGCAGTCATGAGGCCCGACATAAGTCATGTATTAGCCGAACTGAAGGAATGTTGGGCCATAGAGATGGCGTCTGAGAGAAGCCAAGTGATAATGATGCGACAGAAAACGTGA
- the LOC116201556 gene encoding senescence-induced receptor-like serine/threonine-protein kinase isoform X3 — MYPSDDQFPTLALHKRINMGNTAYESMFRHPSDLYDRLWDVDDTDDGGAQSWAWNGPSPPALNRTNDAYKVPRGVLETFIMMENSYDLSLFWKAHVPRASKWISYLHFAELEDVSSPREFTIYCNDVFLKTISLDYLVPITVPTNQFTSDIGFKFKFVTNSSSYVSSPPPIVNAIELYYLLDISTIPTDLNDVNAMKGTKRAYNVTNKSWQGDPCVPTNFTWDGVKCSTENPPRITSLNLSSYGLKGKIADALANLTALISLDLSSNQLTGPIPELLAKLPNLNILNLSGNNLTGPIPESLQKKIIDGKLELRVADNPYLCLEDSCKPKKKRNSFVVPVIAVGSGLIVILSIALAIIWTLLMKKGKGQEGTIKLKNRPFTYNEVLKITDHFKTVIGKGGFGMVCLGTLANSTNVAVKMLSQTSKQGRKEFQAEAELLMIVHHRNLVSLVGYCDDAKNMALIYELMENGNLRQHLSDQSCNAQVLTWNERLRIAIDAAQGLDYLHNGCKPPIIHRDLKTLNILLNKSMQAKIADFGLSKAFAAENDSNISTRPAGTPGYLDPEYQSSGSLNMKSDVYSFGVILFELITGHPAMIRSASCSIHILQWVTPIIERRDIHSIVDPRLAGKFSVNSAWKMVEIAMSCVPTTAVMRPDISHVLAELKECWAIEMASERSQVIMMRQKT, encoded by the exons ATGTACCCGAGCGATGATCAGTTTCCGACGCTAGCCCTCCATAAGCGAATAAATATGGGCAACACAGCCTATGAGTCCATGTTCAG ACACCCGTCAGATTTGTACGATCGGTTGTGGGATGTTGATGATACGGACGACGGAGGTGCACAAAGTTGGGCTTGGAATGGCCCATCGCCCCCTGCTCTGAACAGAACTAATGACGCATATAAAGTTCCAAGGGGAGTTCTGGAAACATTTATTATGATGGAAAACTCATATGACTTGAGCCTTTTTTGGAAAGCACATGTCCCTCGTGCTTCCAAATGGATCTCGTATCTTCACTTTGCCGAACTGGAGGACGTGTCATCACCTAGGGAATTCACGATTTACTGCAACGACGTGTTCCTTAAAACAATCAGTCTCGATTACCTGGTGCCAATCACTGTTCCGACCAATCAATTTACCAGTGACATTGGCTTCAAATTCAAGTTTGTCACCAATTCTTCTTCCTATGTATCATCTCCGCCTCCAATCGTTAATGCGATTGAGTTATACTACCTGCTTGATATTTCAACCATACCAACCGACCTCAATGATG TTAATGCTATGAAGGGTACCAAGAGAGCATACAATGTGACGAATAAGAGTTGGCAGGGTGATCCATGCGTACCAACCAATTTTACATGGGATGGTGTCAAATGTAGCACCGAGAATCCTCCGAGGATCACTTCGTT GAACCTGAGCTCCTACGGCCTAAAAGGGAAAATAGCTGATGCACTGGCCAACCTAACAGCACTGATATCTTT GGATCTGTCTAGCAACCAACTGACTGGGCCGATACCAGAACTTTTAGCTAAATTGCCGAACCTGAATATCCT TAACTTAAGTGGAAACAATCTCACTGGTCCGATTCCTGAGAGCCTTcagaagaaaatcatcgaTGGAAAATTGGAATTAag AGTGGCAGACAATCCTTATCTTTGCCTGGAAGATTCTTGTAAGccgaaaaagaagaggaattCCTTTGTTGTCCCTGTAATTGCTGTAGGTTCAGGCTTAATTGTTATCCTGTCAATAGCTCTAGCTATCATTTGGACACTTCTaatgaagaaaggaaaag GACAGGAAGGGACAATCAAACTGAAAAACCGGCCCTTTACATATAATGAGGTTTTGAAAATCACCGACCATTTCAAGACTGTTATAGGAAAAGGAGGATTCGGAATGGTTTGCCTCGGAACACTGGCAAACAGCACCAATGTTGCTGTGAAGATGCTGTCTCAGACGTCAAAACAAGGACGCAAGGAATTCCAAGCAGAG GCCGAACTGCTCATGATTGTTCACCATAGAAACCTGGTTTCTCTGGTTGGATATTGCGATGATGCCAAGAATATGGCATTGATATATGAGCTCATGGAAAATGGAAACCTGCGGCAGCACTTATCAG ATCAAAGTTGCAATGCACAAGTCTTGACTTGGAATGAGAGGCTACGAATCGCAATTGATGCTGCACAAG GATTGGATTATTTACACAATGGTTGCAAGCCTCCTATCATCCACAGAGACTTGAAGACTCTGAACATCTTGTTAAACAAGAGCATGCAGGCAAAGATTGCTGACTTCGGGCTATCAAAAGCTTTTGCAGCGGAGAATGATTCCAACATTTCCACTCGTCCTGCTGGAACTCCAGGGTACCTAGATCCAGA GTATCAGTCATCGGGAAGCTTAAATATGAAGAGTGATGTTTATAGTTTCGGAGTCATTCTCTTCGAGCTGATCACAGGACACCCTGCCATGATAAGGAGCGCAAGCTGCAGCATCCATATACTCCAGTGGGTGACTCCGATCATTGAGAGACGAGATATACATAGCATCGTGGATCCACGGTTGGCTGGGAAGTTCAGTGTCAATTCTGCTTGGAAAATGGTCGAGATAGCAATGTCATGTGTGCCGACGACTGCAGTCATGAGGCCCGACATAAGTCATGTATTAGCCGAACTGAAGGAATGTTGGGCCATAGAGATGGCGTCTGAGAGAAGCCAAGTGATAATGATGCGACAGAAAACGTGA